A region of Candidatus Defluviilinea gracilis DNA encodes the following proteins:
- a CDS encoding ATP-dependent helicase, whose translation MLFTPRPSQQQILLYDGGRLGIAAVPGAGKTHILSALAAKIIQSGTLQDEQEVLIVTLVNSAVDNFKNRLESFFDNKLASLYKYRVRTLHGLAHDIVREKPASVGLENRFSIIDEREAGFIRRESVNAWLANHSLDEYLDPALDQSKTDWVKRQQLPDLLDSLALAFIRSSKDRLITPESLRTKLDSSPTPLPLAELGWSIYADYQRALVYRGAVDFDDLIRLALTLLENDEEYLARLQYRYPFILEDEAQDSSRTQERILSLLSGGFLPERSRSDSGGADEGHIVGDLALRLRSSENTRRSAQRGELEGNWVRVGDPNQAIFETFTTASPELLRAFIQNNPSVDMPESGRSQPSILALANHLIDWVMESHPIPEARTALSVPHIVPVPEDDPQQNPPDDPEAIKFISKKYTPDEELEAVVKSVKGYVDSIWDFPDDDKPTIAILVPRNQRGVDVVNALRQKGIEPIELISSTSETRAAAGSLSYLLAYLADPSSAKKLSKAYEVWRRDWREGMSLRAQVAKQSPEDEENAENEGVASTEEHRLATTSGGEEIASSQQTLLAMTSTLLRKMVDVENFVAPQNADDWLSAVRANEAEQVIQELNAFRVVIQRWLSAVTLPIDQLVLTLAQDVFSEASDLALAHKLALVLRSAADDHADWRLPELTAELAVIAKNERRFIGFSSDDSGFDPERHRGRVVVTTMHKAKGLEWDRVYLMSVNNYDFPSAMPNDRFISERWFVRSGLDLTAEALAQLSALESRGEYDWYEEGAATMRSRLDYVKERLRLLYVGITRAKRELIVTWNSGRQGDATPSLGLSELMGWREGKG comes from the coding sequence ATGCTCTTTACCCCTCGTCCCTCCCAACAACAAATCCTCCTCTACGATGGCGGAAGGCTTGGCATTGCCGCTGTCCCTGGCGCGGGGAAGACGCACATTCTCTCGGCGTTGGCGGCGAAGATTATTCAAAGCGGCACGCTTCAAGATGAACAAGAAGTGCTGATTGTTACACTGGTAAATTCAGCGGTGGACAATTTCAAGAATCGTCTCGAAAGTTTTTTTGATAACAAACTTGCATCATTATACAAATATCGCGTGCGCACATTGCATGGGCTGGCGCATGACATTGTCCGCGAGAAGCCTGCGAGCGTGGGGCTCGAAAATCGTTTCAGCATCATTGACGAGCGTGAGGCGGGTTTCATCCGCCGCGAGTCGGTCAATGCGTGGCTGGCGAATCACTCACTGGATGAATACCTCGACCCCGCGCTTGATCAATCGAAAACGGATTGGGTCAAACGTCAGCAACTACCTGATCTTTTGGATTCCCTCGCCTTAGCATTTATCCGCTCCTCGAAAGATCGCCTCATCACTCCCGAAAGCCTGCGTACCAAACTCGACTCTTCTCCCACGCCTCTGCCTCTCGCCGAACTCGGCTGGAGCATCTACGCGGACTACCAACGCGCCCTCGTCTATCGCGGCGCAGTGGATTTCGACGATTTAATTCGTCTCGCGTTGACCTTGCTCGAAAACGACGAAGAGTATCTCGCGCGTCTTCAATATCGCTATCCGTTTATTTTGGAGGATGAAGCGCAGGATTCGAGTCGGACGCAGGAGAGGATACTTTCACTATTAAGTGGCGGCTTCCTCCCTGAGCGGAGCCGTAGCGATAGCGGAGGCGCAGACGAAGGGCATATTGTTGGCGACCTCGCGCTTCGACTGCGCTCCTCGGAGAACACTCGTCGCTCCGCTCAGCGCGGAGAGTTGGAAGGGAATTGGGTCCGCGTCGGCGACCCGAACCAAGCCATCTTTGAGACGTTTACAACTGCCTCGCCTGAACTTTTGCGCGCGTTCATTCAGAACAACCCAAGTGTAGACATGCCCGAGTCGGGACGGTCACAGCCGTCTATTTTGGCGTTGGCGAATCATCTCATTGACTGGGTGATGGAGTCGCATCCCATCCCTGAAGCGCGGACGGCGTTGTCGGTGCCGCATATTGTCCCTGTGCCTGAGGATGACCCGCAACAGAATCCGCCCGACGACCCTGAGGCGATCAAGTTCATCAGCAAGAAATACACGCCCGACGAAGAGCTCGAAGCGGTGGTCAAATCGGTGAAGGGATATGTTGACTCGATCTGGGATTTCCCCGATGACGATAAGCCGACGATTGCGATCCTTGTCCCGCGCAACCAACGCGGCGTGGATGTGGTCAATGCGTTGCGGCAAAAGGGAATCGAGCCGATAGAGTTAATTTCAAGCACATCCGAAACACGCGCGGCGGCGGGGTCGTTGAGTTATTTGTTGGCGTATTTGGCTGATCCGAGTTCTGCGAAGAAGTTGTCGAAGGCGTATGAGGTGTGGAGGAGAGACTGGCGTGAAGGCATGTCGTTGCGAGCGCAAGTTGCGAAGCAATCTCCTGAAGATGAGGAGAATGCTGAAAACGAGGGGGTTGCTTCGACGGAAGAGCATCGTCTCGCAACGACATCTGGTGGCGAGGAGATTGCTTCGTCGCAACAAACACTCCTCGCAATGACATCGACTCTTCTGCGCAAGATGGTTGATGTGGAAAACTTCGTCGCGCCGCAAAATGCCGACGACTGGCTGTCAGCCGTAAGGGCGAATGAAGCGGAGCAAGTCATCCAAGAGTTAAACGCGTTCCGAGTCGTCATCCAGAGATGGTTGAGCGCGGTGACGCTTCCGATCGATCAGTTGGTGTTGACGCTGGCGCAGGATGTGTTCAGCGAGGCGTCGGATCTGGCGCTGGCGCATAAACTCGCGCTGGTGTTGCGGAGCGCGGCGGACGATCACGCGGATTGGCGACTGCCTGAGTTGACGGCGGAACTGGCGGTGATCGCGAAGAATGAACGGCGCTTCATCGGGTTCTCGTCGGACGATTCGGGCTTTGACCCCGAACGCCATCGCGGACGGGTGGTGGTGACGACGATGCACAAGGCGAAGGGACTGGAGTGGGACCGCGTCTATTTGATGTCGGTCAATAATTATGACTTCCCATCGGCGATGCCAAATGACCGTTTTATTTCAGAGCGTTGGTTCGTGCGGAGCGGGTTGGACTTGACGGCGGAGGCGTTGGCGCAGTTGAGCGCGTTAGAGTCGCGGGGCGAATACGACTGGTACGAAGAAGGCGCGGCGACGATGCGCTCGCGGCTGGATTACGTGAAGGAACGCCTGCGCCTGTTGTATGTGGGCATCACGCGCGCGAAGCGGGAGTTGATCGTCACGTGGAATTCAGGTCGGCAGGGGGATGCGACGCCGTCCCTGGGGTTGAGTGAGTTGATGGGGTGGCGGGAGGGGAAAGGATGA
- a CDS encoding type II toxin-antitoxin system MqsA family antitoxin, with product MSAKNTCPICGGSKVKGTTTFTVDLGFGVVVVRNVPALVCEQCGTDWIADETAERLEITVNDARKRHRQVEVTAYMPA from the coding sequence ATGAGCGCCAAAAATACCTGTCCCATTTGTGGTGGGTCAAAAGTAAAAGGCACAACCACGTTCACTGTTGATCTCGGCTTCGGGGTGGTTGTTGTCCGCAATGTGCCAGCCCTCGTTTGTGAACAATGCGGCACAGACTGGATCGCCGACGAAACCGCCGAGCGCCTTGAAATAACCGTCAATGACGCGCGCAAACGTCACAGACAAGTGGAAGTGACCGCCTATATGCCCGCGTAA
- a CDS encoding DUF4258 domain-containing protein yields MSEIFDIAQLRKSILQRKIIWRRHALERMLERDLSRAIVLDIASNGEVIEDYSADRPKPTVLMFGWDKKRPIHVVLSLEPDGEVAVITAYEPSLDIFESDYRTRRKP; encoded by the coding sequence GTGTCTGAGATATTCGATATTGCCCAACTTCGTAAATCAATTCTCCAGCGAAAGATTATCTGGCGCAGACACGCCCTCGAGCGGATGCTGGAACGCGATTTGAGTCGCGCTATCGTTTTGGACATCGCATCGAACGGCGAAGTCATCGAGGATTATTCTGCCGACCGCCCAAAGCCGACCGTGTTGATGTTTGGCTGGGATAAGAAACGCCCCATTCATGTTGTCTTGTCCCTCGAACCTGACGGAGAAGTTGCCGTCATCACCGCCTACGAACCCAGTCTGGATATATTTGAATCGGACTATCGAACTCGGAGGAAACCATGA
- a CDS encoding DUF1186 domain-containing protein, producing the protein MTNSYTQPVSELLKLGRPERPWLDYSTLGFTHEDIPELLRLVKDNNLRYLDLPEDFPEDEDLPDWYGQIHAWRALAQLKVEEAIPAVLGILRQIDEDDDDWLTSDARLVFGTLGPVAIEPLKRFLADENNPMYARVEASMSLVEIGNRYPEERVRCIQGITVVLEKYETNDEEFNGFLVSRLIDAKAVEQIELIKGAFEANAVDEFINGDVEDVQIELGLLEKRITPERPLRFGNFPLAADVRVEMASKSRQTEHKQKNKRKQEKKSRKKNRKRR; encoded by the coding sequence ATGACAAACTCCTATACCCAACCGGTCTCGGAACTTCTAAAACTTGGGAGGCCAGAACGCCCCTGGCTTGATTATTCAACTTTGGGTTTCACTCACGAAGATATTCCAGAGTTGCTTCGACTTGTCAAAGATAACAATCTCCGCTATCTCGACCTGCCTGAAGACTTTCCTGAAGATGAAGATTTGCCAGACTGGTACGGGCAAATTCACGCCTGGCGCGCGTTGGCTCAACTCAAAGTTGAAGAAGCGATTCCCGCCGTGCTTGGAATCCTCCGCCAAATTGACGAAGACGATGACGATTGGTTAACCTCCGATGCGCGTCTCGTCTTTGGTACGTTGGGTCCGGTCGCTATCGAACCATTGAAGAGATTTCTGGCGGATGAGAATAACCCCATGTATGCTCGCGTGGAAGCAAGCATGTCGCTAGTCGAAATCGGGAACCGCTACCCCGAAGAACGCGTGCGCTGTATTCAAGGCATTACGGTGGTTCTTGAGAAATACGAAACCAACGACGAAGAGTTTAATGGCTTCCTCGTCAGCAGGTTGATCGACGCGAAGGCAGTAGAGCAAATCGAATTAATCAAGGGGGCGTTTGAAGCAAACGCGGTGGATGAATTTATCAACGGTGACGTGGAGGATGTTCAGATTGAGCTAGGCTTGCTCGAAAAACGGATCACGCCTGAGCGGCCATTGCGTTTTGGCAATTTTCCTTTGGCGGCCGATGTGCGTGTCGAGATGGCGTCTAAATCGCGTCAGACGGAACATAAACAAAAAAACAAGCGCAAACAGGAAAAGAAATCGCGCAAGAAAAATCGCAAGCGAAGATGA
- a CDS encoding DUF2283 domain-containing protein — protein MKFNYYPETDSLYIDLSAKTSSDSQEVAPGVVVDFDAQGNIVGIDIDRASKIVDLSRLETTSLPLADLHIAGAKV, from the coding sequence ATGAAATTCAACTACTACCCTGAAACCGATTCGCTTTACATCGATCTTTCCGCAAAGACCAGTTCCGATTCACAAGAAGTCGCCCCGGGCGTTGTGGTGGATTTTGACGCGCAAGGCAATATCGTCGGCATTGACATTGACCGCGCCAGCAAGATTGTTGACCTCTCACGGCTGGAGACAACTTCCCTGCCCCTTGCCGACTTGCACATCGCAGGCGCGAAAGTGTAG
- a CDS encoding type II toxin-antitoxin system HicA family toxin, translating into MSKLPMANFKTMDKILRRLGFAAVRQKGSHVFYRHTDGRTTTLPNHGHRDIARPLMREILREVSVSPDEFVELLEEL; encoded by the coding sequence ATGAGCAAACTGCCAATGGCAAATTTCAAGACGATGGACAAAATCCTCCGTCGGCTTGGGTTTGCTGCTGTGCGCCAGAAGGGGAGTCACGTTTTCTATCGCCACACTGACGGCAGAACTACCACGCTCCCCAATCATGGACACAGGGATATTGCTCGGCCACTTATGCGCGAGATACTGCGGGAAGTCTCCGTTTCTCCTGATGAGTTTGTGGAATTACTTGAAGAACTTTAG
- a CDS encoding type II toxin-antitoxin system HicB family antitoxin, which yields MKKTFTAFVEYDDDSKLYVGIIPNVPGAHTQAETLDELQRNLQEVLELCLEENPELADATFHFVGTQQVEVAV from the coding sequence ATGAAAAAAACATTTACCGCTTTTGTGGAGTACGACGATGATAGCAAATTATATGTAGGCATCATACCCAACGTGCCGGGCGCGCACACCCAAGCCGAGACTCTGGATGAATTACAGCGCAATTTACAGGAAGTATTGGAATTGTGCCTTGAAGAAAACCCGGAACTTGCCGATGCAACTTTTCATTTCGTTGGTACGCAGCAGGTAGAAGTTGCCGTATGA
- a CDS encoding MBL fold metallo-hydrolase, protein MEITWYGHSCFRLTERNYATVVTDPFDNKSIGYSALKLKSDIVTVSHDAPGHNNVDAVKGASHVIDGAGEFEIGGVFVTGVSTDGGGAGKKKGKGSPNNTIYVFDYDGITVAHLGDLKQTPTQSEIESLGTINVALVPVGGGGGLNAAKAAEVISLIEPNLVIPMHYSTPAVKLSLDSLSKFVKEMGLSKPETQPSLKVTRSALPSETHVVVLEYQASQ, encoded by the coding sequence ATGGAAATCACCTGGTACGGACATTCTTGTTTCCGCCTCACCGAGCGCAACTATGCGACGGTGGTGACGGATCCATTCGACAACAAATCCATCGGCTATTCGGCGCTCAAACTCAAATCGGATATCGTCACGGTCAGCCACGACGCGCCCGGTCACAACAACGTGGACGCGGTCAAAGGCGCGTCGCATGTCATTGATGGCGCGGGCGAATTCGAGATCGGCGGCGTCTTCGTCACCGGCGTGTCAACCGACGGCGGCGGGGCTGGCAAGAAGAAGGGCAAAGGCTCGCCCAACAACACCATCTACGTTTTCGATTACGATGGCATCACCGTCGCGCATCTCGGCGACCTCAAGCAAACGCCGACTCAATCCGAGATCGAATCGCTTGGCACGATCAACGTCGCGCTCGTCCCCGTCGGCGGGGGAGGCGGACTCAACGCGGCGAAAGCGGCGGAGGTCATCAGCCTCATCGAGCCGAATCTTGTTATCCCGATGCACTATTCCACTCCGGCAGTCAAACTCTCGCTTGACTCGCTCAGCAAGTTTGTCAAAGAGATGGGACTGTCGAAGCCGGAGACCCAGCCGTCCCTGAAGGTGACGCGCTCCGCTCTCCCCAGCGAAACCCACGTCGTCGTGTTGGAATATCAGGCGAGTCAATAA
- a CDS encoding IS110 family transposase, with product MTTFVSFVGVDIASASFMASVGTQPWKVTVKPTKFENDENGFVSFLGWLQEHNLKTESTVVCMEATGVYSEGLAYFLYASGYSVAVEPPLNIQRKFPVNASKTDELDCQYIAEYACRYADKLSLWKPRAEILEQVKLLLTTRQHFSVQLTGHKNALHAIHRKKVSSELAKHSHQNMIEQITKSIKEIDKEIRRLIESDPTFKQTLLLLMTVPGIGLQLAAHLLILMQETLDPRSLAAFIGICPIKHESGSSVYSAPTSRHFGPPKLRKLLYLAACSVRTHKSSFSNTFTAKSRMASTKTGPQQHPKQDPQDCLCCRPLATTLPSQLCCCQSPGFSKNLDGFIVFRMTWLY from the coding sequence ATGACAACATTTGTATCCTTTGTAGGTGTCGATATTGCATCCGCTTCTTTCATGGCCAGTGTTGGAACACAGCCTTGGAAAGTCACGGTCAAACCAACGAAATTCGAGAATGACGAAAATGGTTTCGTCTCCTTTCTCGGCTGGTTGCAGGAACACAACCTGAAGACCGAAAGCACCGTGGTGTGTATGGAAGCGACAGGCGTCTATAGTGAAGGCTTGGCATACTTCCTATATGCCAGTGGTTATTCGGTGGCGGTCGAACCGCCGTTGAACATCCAGCGCAAGTTTCCTGTGAACGCTTCCAAAACCGATGAACTGGACTGCCAGTATATCGCCGAGTATGCCTGCCGCTATGCGGACAAACTCTCCTTGTGGAAACCGAGAGCCGAGATTTTGGAGCAAGTCAAGCTACTGTTGACCACGCGCCAGCACTTTTCGGTACAGTTGACGGGACATAAGAACGCCTTGCACGCGATCCACCGCAAGAAGGTCTCGTCTGAACTTGCCAAGCACTCTCACCAGAACATGATCGAGCAGATTACCAAGTCCATCAAAGAGATCGATAAGGAAATCCGTCGTTTGATTGAAAGCGATCCAACCTTCAAACAGACCCTGCTCTTGCTCATGACGGTGCCTGGCATCGGGCTGCAACTCGCCGCTCACTTACTGATCCTCATGCAGGAAACACTCGATCCAAGAAGTTTGGCGGCTTTCATCGGCATCTGCCCGATCAAGCATGAAAGTGGCTCTTCCGTCTACTCGGCTCCAACTTCACGACACTTTGGACCTCCAAAGTTACGCAAACTCCTTTATCTGGCGGCCTGCTCCGTGCGTACTCACAAAAGCAGTTTCAGCAATACTTTTACCGCAAAGTCGCGGATGGCAAGCACAAAAACTGGTCCTCAACAACATCCAAAACAAGATCCTCAAGATTGCTTGTGCTGTCGTCCGCTCGCAACAACCCTACCTTCCCAACTATGTTGCTGTCAATCCCCTGGTTTTTCAAAAAACCTTGACGGCTTCATAGTATTCAGAATGACATGGCTTTATTGA
- the mutY gene encoding A/G-specific adenine glycosylase — protein sequence MPHFSTHLLNWYHKNKRTLPWRGHRNPYAVWVSEIMLQQTRVETVIPYFKKWMKLFPNVRALAKASEREVLNAWEGLGYYSRARNFHKAAKIVVDEYGGKLPRDVDELWKLPGIGRYTAGALASIIFGIDEPALDGNLKRVYARLFDVKRPVNSTEGEKLLWKIAYENLPKGRAADFNQALMDLGATVCVPKNPRCEVCPLARDCKAKARGVQHLRPVKVAKKIVPHYVHAAAVIVERIANSLYVLLAQRPSKGLLAGMWEFPSARVEGDAAGEVESALRAAYRLKVRMKRGLYPLAVVEHTYSHFKVTVYAFRCDVSSKAMGENLKWIRLKDLGKYPMGKVDRAIARKVKSDSHF from the coding sequence ATGCCCCATTTCTCCACTCACCTCTTAAACTGGTACCACAAAAACAAACGGACTCTCCCATGGCGCGGACATCGTAATCCCTACGCCGTGTGGGTCTCCGAGATCATGCTCCAGCAAACGCGGGTGGAGACGGTGATTCCCTATTTCAAAAAATGGATGAAGTTGTTTCCGAATGTACGCGCGTTGGCAAAGGCCTCCGAGCGGGAGGTGTTGAACGCGTGGGAGGGACTCGGCTATTACAGCCGCGCGCGAAACTTCCACAAAGCCGCGAAGATCGTGGTTGATGAATATGGCGGGAAACTTCCGCGCGATGTGGATGAACTGTGGAAATTACCGGGCATTGGACGCTATACGGCAGGCGCGTTGGCTTCGATTATCTTCGGCATAGACGAGCCTGCGCTCGATGGCAACTTGAAACGAGTCTATGCGCGGCTGTTCGATGTGAAGAGGCCCGTCAATTCAACGGAGGGGGAGAAATTACTCTGGAAAATCGCATACGAGAATTTACCCAAAGGCAGAGCGGCGGATTTCAACCAAGCTTTGATGGATTTAGGCGCGACAGTTTGTGTGCCGAAGAACCCGCGCTGTGAAGTTTGTCCGCTGGCGAGGGATTGCAAAGCGAAGGCGCGAGGTGTTCAGCATTTGCGACCGGTGAAGGTGGCGAAGAAAATTGTGCCGCATTACGTCCACGCGGCGGCGGTGATTGTGGAGCGAATTGCTAATTCGCTCTACGTGTTGCTAGCGCAACGCCCATCGAAAGGATTGCTCGCCGGGATGTGGGAATTCCCCAGCGCGCGAGTCGAAGGCGACGCGGCTGGGGAGGTCGAGTCCGCTCTGAGGGCGGCATACAGGTTGAAGGTCAGAATGAAGCGAGGTCTATATCCCCTTGCAGTTGTGGAGCATACGTATTCGCATTTCAAAGTCACCGTCTACGCGTTTCGATGTGATGTATCGTCAAAAGCGATGGGCGAAAATTTGAAATGGATTCGGTTGAAAGATTTGGGGAAGTATCCGATGGGGAAAGTTGATCGGGCGATTGCGAGGAAAGTAAAAAGTGACAGTCACTTTTGA
- a CDS encoding ribonuclease J: MSKQGKLKIIPLGGLGEVGKNMTAYEFQNKILVVDAGIMFPSNDMIGIDYIVPDYEYLRGRAGNVIGIVITHGHEDHIGAIHHLLNDINAPLYATPLTLGLIEGKLARNNASAKADLNEVEAGGSIEIGPFKVEFFHVCHSIPDAVALGITTPAGLVVHMSDFKFDQTPVDGWPTDYAKLAEFSQRGVDVLLSDSTNAERPGWTPSEKVIGPAFDKVFAEAQGRVIVATFASLISRVQQVADAAAKHGRKMTFAGPSMVDNVKIARKLGYLEIPDEIIVPIDQALKMQDHKVAIMCTGSQGEPSSIVGRLAAGTNRQFDLKQGDTVVLSSHPIPGNEETISRTINRLMHRGAEVIYDAIAPVHVSGHASQEEQKLLISLVRPKHFIPIHGELRHLRRHGKLAVEVGVEEENVMVVENGQIVVLAGGKLTLGERIPGGYVFVDGDSVGEIDFGVMREREKLARAGIFLIDISVDKLNGRLLHDPEIITRGFVSPEDAEELLPEVRKHIMDVVNNGGWESEKDIANAVRSYLYEETKRRPMVLVTLSRAN, encoded by the coding sequence ATGAGTAAGCAAGGAAAATTGAAGATCATTCCCCTGGGGGGTCTCGGGGAAGTAGGCAAGAACATGACCGCCTACGAATTCCAGAATAAGATTCTGGTCGTAGACGCGGGCATCATGTTCCCCTCCAACGACATGATCGGGATAGACTACATCGTCCCCGATTACGAATATTTGCGCGGCAGGGCGGGCAACGTGATCGGTATCGTCATCACGCATGGACACGAAGACCACATCGGCGCGATCCATCATCTGCTCAATGACATCAACGCGCCGCTTTACGCGACGCCGCTCACCCTCGGCTTGATCGAGGGCAAACTCGCGCGCAACAACGCCTCTGCCAAAGCGGACTTGAATGAAGTGGAAGCGGGCGGCTCGATCGAGATCGGACCCTTCAAAGTGGAGTTCTTCCACGTCTGCCATTCGATTCCCGACGCGGTGGCGCTGGGCATCACCACGCCCGCCGGGCTTGTAGTGCACATGAGCGATTTCAAATTCGATCAAACTCCTGTGGACGGCTGGCCCACCGACTACGCCAAACTGGCAGAATTTTCGCAACGCGGCGTGGATGTACTGCTTTCGGATTCGACCAACGCCGAACGCCCCGGTTGGACTCCCTCTGAAAAAGTGATCGGGCCCGCGTTCGACAAAGTGTTCGCCGAAGCGCAGGGACGAGTCATCGTCGCCACGTTCGCATCGCTCATCTCGCGCGTGCAACAAGTGGCAGACGCCGCCGCCAAACACGGACGCAAGATGACCTTCGCCGGTCCGAGCATGGTGGACAACGTGAAGATCGCCCGCAAATTAGGCTATTTGGAAATCCCCGATGAGATCATCGTGCCGATCGATCAGGCATTGAAAATGCAGGATCATAAAGTGGCGATCATGTGCACCGGCTCGCAGGGCGAACCGTCGTCCATTGTGGGACGGCTCGCCGCCGGAACGAACCGTCAATTCGACCTGAAACAAGGCGACACGGTTGTGCTGTCGTCGCATCCCATCCCCGGCAACGAAGAGACCATCAGCCGCACGATCAACCGCCTGATGCATCGAGGCGCGGAAGTTATCTACGACGCGATTGCGCCGGTTCACGTGTCGGGTCACGCCTCGCAGGAGGAACAAAAACTCCTCATCAGCCTCGTTCGACCGAAGCACTTCATCCCCATTCACGGCGAACTGCGTCACCTCAGACGACACGGAAAACTCGCGGTCGAAGTCGGCGTGGAAGAAGAAAATGTGATGGTCGTCGAGAATGGTCAGATCGTTGTGTTGGCGGGTGGAAAACTCACGCTCGGCGAACGCATCCCCGGCGGCTACGTGTTCGTAGACGGCGACTCGGTCGGCGAAATTGATTTCGGCGTGATGCGCGAACGCGAAAAACTCGCGCGCGCCGGCATCTTCCTCATTGACATCAGCGTGGACAAACTCAACGGGCGGCTTTTGCACGACCCCGAGATCATCACGCGCGGTTTCGTCTCGCCTGAAGACGCCGAAGAACTTTTGCCCGAAGTCCGCAAACACATCATGGACGTGGTCAACAACGGCGGCTGGGAAAGCGAAAAAGACATCGCCAACGCGGTGCGCTCGTATCTGTATGAAGAGACCAAGCGCAGACCGATGGTGTTGGTTACCCTGAGTAGAGCGAATTAA